DNA from Syntrophorhabdales bacterium:
CTCCCCGCGTTCACCCAGATTCCCATCGCGGAGAGCCTCGCACCGTGCCTGGAGGACGGGCAGGTCGTCTATCTGCCTCCCGGTACATTCGGCTCCTACATCATGTACAGGAAATTTCGCGAGATGGGGTGCGGCAAGGATATCGCCGTTGCAGAGACAGGAACGAATCCGTATCTGACAAGGAAGATCGATGCGCACGAGGTTCGCATCGTGGTGCGCGCCTGCCACCTTCCGACCGGCGTCTTCCCGGCGAAGAAGACCGATGATGCCGTGGGGAAGATTCAGGGGTTTTTCCCCTCGGCCCACGCTATCGAAGACGCTCTCTCCGGAGCTCTCATGAACGCTGGGCCGGTCATCCATCCGCCTCTAATTGTCCTCAACACCGGTCCTATCGAGCATCCATCAGCCTACGATATTCACAACGAAGGAACCACACCCGGGATCAGGAAGGTAATCTCGCTTCTTGACGGGGAGCGGATACGGGTGAGAGAAGGCTTCGATTATCAGCCGAACCATTATCCCCTCGAGGACTATTATGATGAGACGCGGCCGAATGAATGGATGTATCCGAGGGAATCGAAACGACTCCTCATGGCAAGCCATCTTTGGTCGGAAAATATCGATTACAGTCATCGCTACGTAACAGAAGATATCGCGTACGGTCTGGCCTTTCTCGTATCGGCAGCAGCGTACGCAGGAGTGGACGTCCCGGTCGCCCGTTCTCTCCTCACTATTGCCGGGGTGGTAGCAGGAACAGACTTCATGAAAACAGGAAGAACATTTGATGCCCTGGGGCTCTCAGGGCTCTCCATGAAACAGTTGAAGAATCTCCTCATGGAAGGCACACAGTCT
Protein-coding regions in this window:
- a CDS encoding NAD/NADP octopine/nopaline dehydrogenase family protein encodes the protein MKEKIAVLGGGNGSFAAAADFALQGCEVRLWSKFPEELSAVRETGTITVSGPTLRGEARIALVTDDISEAVRGVEVILSILPAFTQIPIAESLAPCLEDGQVVYLPPGTFGSYIMYRKFREMGCGKDIAVAETGTNPYLTRKIDAHEVRIVVRACHLPTGVFPAKKTDDAVGKIQGFFPSAHAIEDALSGALMNAGPVIHPPLIVLNTGPIEHPSAYDIHNEGTTPGIRKVISLLDGERIRVREGFDYQPNHYPLEDYYDETRPNEWMYPRESKRLLMASHLWSENIDYSHRYVTEDIAYGLAFLVSAAAYAGVDVPVARSLLTIAGVVAGTDFMKTGRTFDALGLSGLSMKQLKNLLMEGTQS